GGGATACCCTTCATGCTTCTCGAAAGAGCAGAATGCATAGCCTCACTTTGGCAAAAACGAACCTACGACAGATTAAAACTCCATCTTCCCAAACAGTTCTGTCAGCTCCCCAACCTTCCATTCCCACCACACTTCCCCCAATACCCTTCCAAGAAACAGTTCATAGATTATCTCGAATCCTACGCACAGCACTTCGACCTAAACCCACGATTCAACCAGTGTGTCCAGTCTGCTAGGTACGATGAAACCNGCGGCTTCTGGAGGGTAAAAACCGTTGCCACCTGTGGCTCTGTGAAGAATGAGTTTGAGTACATTTGTAGGTGGCTGGTGGTGGCCACCGGAGAGAATGCGGAGTGCGTGATGCCTGAGATAGAAGGCTTGAAGGAATTCAAAGGGGACGTTATTCATGCATGTGAGTATAAATGTGGAGAAAGATTCAAGGGGAAGAAAGTTCTTGTTGTTGGTTGTGGCAACTCTGGCATGGAACTCTCACTCGACTTGTTTAACCACAGTGCTTCTCCTTCCATCGTTGTTCGCAGCTCGGTAAGTCCTTCTCTTGTAAACTTATTATATCTATCAACTACGTAATCATCACGTGCTAATATATTACCCACTCAAATTGCTTATTTTTACAAGTTGTTCTTTGAATAATTTTGAGTTCGGTGATTAATGGGGTTGCTTTGATTTTGGTTTGGCAGGTTCATGTGTTGCCTAGAGAAGTGTTTGGGAAGTCAACGTTTGAATTGGCAACTTTGATGCTGCAATGGTTGCCACTTTGGGTGGTTGACAAAATTCTGTTGGTGCTGGCGTGGTTGGTGTTGGGGAACATGGAGAAGTTTGGGCTGAAAAGACCTTTGGAAGGTCCTTTATCGTGGAAGAACAGAAAGGGTAAGACTCCTGTTTTGGACATTGGAACGTTGGAGAAAATTAAATCGGGTGACATAAAAGTTGTTCCAGCCATAAAGAGATTCGACAATGGATGCGTGGAGCTTGTTAATGGTGAAAAGCAAGATGTTGATGCAGTGGTGCTTGCAACAGGGTATCGTAGCAATGTCCCTTCTTGGCTTGAGGTGAGAATTTGTTTGCAGAAAGTGTGAAATGTTTGATGAGTGTATAGTGGGAATGGAAAAATAATGTGAAAAGGGTAATGTTGTTGCAGGAAGGTGAATTTTTCTCTGAGAATGGTTTCCCAAAGTGTCCATTCCCAAATGGTTGGAAAGGAAATGTTGGACTTTATGCTGTTGGGTTTACAAGGAGAGGGCTCTCAGGTGCCTCATTCGATGCTATCAAAATTGCTCAAGACATTGCTCAACTTTGGAAACAAGACACTAAGCCAAATAAACATCGTACCACTGCATCTCATAGACGTTGCATTTCTCAGTTCTGAAATTAACTCTCAAGTCACGTATAACCATGCAACCATTGTTGTTTCTTTTAGACAGGAATTTGTTGTTTTATGAACAAAACAACAATATCTTCCGTAAGAATaatacaggaaaaaaaaatacacagaTAACACAGAAATATAGGTACATATATAGCCCTCTCCCTCTGCCCAAGTTTTCAACTTTTGGGCTTCCTCAAAAATCTCTGGATGAAGAGGCttgtttgtttttacttttttttcttttactttcacGTTTCTTATAGATGCACTgtacatttctttctttcttggagttaaatgaaacaatttaatttcattcttgTATTTACTCTTATAGCTATTTCTATAAGTTTTTTCAATCAGGAGATAATAACACTAGTATAAAAAGAATTTTCCACGTCATTCATTAAACTAtgtataaaaagaattttgCTCGAATCACTACAGTTTGCGAAGCTCCTTCACATTGTGCAAACTCCTATACAGACGAAACCATAGGAATCCTTCATGAGCATTATGAGGGACATAAAACACTTTAATTTGTATCTTCACCAATATTGGTACTCTGGTTTGGTTTCATTGATACATGTCTGAATCATTTCAAAATAATGTTAGCAAGATCATCTCAGAGCCTTTTGTTTCTGTGTCTCGATTTTCACACTTCAAAACCATCAACTAGAGCAGGTAGTTTCTACATCCTTCCTTCTTCTAAATCAAATACAATTCATCTCATTTTTTCATATCAGTTAAATACACTATTTCCGCTAATCAATCACCCTTTCTCTCATCTATTTTCCCTCTTaacattacaaaatatttcacATCATAAAGTTAACAACCATCTcttcaaaaatatgaaaaaaaaaatacagatattttaataatattttgatacaatATATATGTGTCAAAATTTTTCACTAgttgattatttatttgttactagatttattatttttaaatctaataaacaAATGACATGtgtatcaaaattttgttaaaatatctgTCTTAACATATTATTgtccaaaaaatattaatcactgATCTTAGGttcaaaatcacaaaatcatGAATATGtgttattctttttcaaaataacttacttaaaaaaactaattttaaattcacctttcatacataataaatacaaataataatttctcaCTCAATGTTTACATGTATGTGACTGTTGTGGAGATACGACTTCAATATTTATTGaagaatttcatattttaaataaaatatttcataaatgttcataataacagaaaaataaaaaaaaaagttttttgataaactaatttatttacaagttaaaaataaaaacttttaaaattatgcaaaaGCACATATCTAAATTATCTTATGTATGAGCTAGTTATAATTTACAGCgaaattctttgtttttttttggtaaacaatcttatatataaaagttggtcaatatgtttttttttttcaaacaacttttaaaattatatacgaAAGAACTTATCTAAATCATCTTATGTATGAGctagttataaattataaggaaattaatttaatatattattattattattttttgtgtaaGCAATCTTATATATAGGAGTTGGTCAATCTTATCAAAAGAtctaactattaaaaaaaaaacaccatcTTAAGTCTATGCAAAGAACTTGATGATTTTGTTGTAGGAAAAGATTTGTGAGTGATGAGGGGAAGAAGGAGGAcaattgttttaaaagataattattggtatttgaaaagagaaaaaattgctTGAATGCAAAAAATAAGGACATGGCCTGCCACATGCAGAGCCATGGTTGTGCCAGGTGCAATGCTCCCAACATAGTATT
This genomic interval from Vigna radiata var. radiata cultivar VC1973A chromosome 8, Vradiata_ver6, whole genome shotgun sequence contains the following:
- the LOC106771549 gene encoding probable indole-3-pyruvate monooxygenase YUCCA8; amino-acid sequence: MENFFRLVDCEETFSKRCVWVNGPVIVGAGPSGLATAACLKQQGIPFMLLERAECIASLWQKRTYDRLKLHLPKQFCQLPNLPFPPHFPQYPSKKQFIDYLESYAQHFDLNPRFNQCVQSARYDETXGFWRVKTVATCGSVKNEFEYICRWLVVATGENAECVMPEIEGLKEFKGDVIHACEYKCGERFKGKKVLVVGCGNSGMELSLDLFNHSASPSIVVRSSVHVLPREVFGKSTFELATLMLQWLPLWVVDKILLVLAWLVLGNMEKFGLKRPLEGPLSWKNRKGKTPVLDIGTLEKIKSGDIKVVPAIKRFDNGCVELVNGEKQDVDAVVLATGYRSNVPSWLEEGEFFSENGFPKCPFPNGWKGNVGLYAVGFTRRGLSGASFDAIKIAQDIAQLWKQDTKPNKHRTTASHRRCISQF